Proteins found in one Vagococcus carniphilus genomic segment:
- a CDS encoding ABC transporter substrate-binding protein, whose translation MDKKWLFGLTAVVGVTLTACGSNKTEAPKEKKDKDTFTYAINGDPTSLNPINVSDRWGLTTTNMIYSPLVRIEGDGTQKMELAKEVTPADDGKSVTVKLKDNITWSDGEKLTADDVVFTYEQKVKKENGNADSLWIGDKPVEVEKVDETTVKFNLPSVSAAALNNIATETYIIPEHVFKDEKDFSANELKAKAVGTGPYKLKEYKRGEYLQFEANDTYYGGKPNIDKVTLRIIANADTTKVALQKGEVDASYILPNNIEDIKKADITTYEYSENRVGYMGVNNNSEKLKDQKVRQAVFYALNKDELNKAGYLSDKYYENVYSILPPNNPFSTDKVEKYDTDVEKSKSLLKEAGADKLKLNIAFSSDDPVQTVQATLMQQQLQKAGITLELAGGDGTAIFAEMQKPETTKYDLFMGGYIMGNDPDLYSSLFKSAGSSNYFHYQSEATDKLFNDGAVELDEAKRKDIYADLQKQISEDAVFYPIVDSKKVLAANKHVENVDKAGLIPIYTFEDLSKLSIK comes from the coding sequence ATGGACAAAAAATGGCTTTTCGGATTGACAGCTGTCGTTGGGGTAACATTAACAGCTTGTGGGTCTAATAAGACAGAAGCACCAAAGGAAAAAAAAGATAAGGACACGTTTACTTATGCGATTAATGGGGATCCAACATCCCTTAATCCGATTAATGTAAGCGACAGATGGGGGTTAACAACAACCAACATGATTTATTCACCTCTTGTTCGAATTGAGGGGGATGGCACACAGAAAATGGAATTAGCAAAAGAAGTAACACCTGCTGATGACGGAAAATCTGTGACTGTTAAGTTAAAAGATAACATAACATGGTCAGATGGAGAAAAGTTAACTGCTGATGATGTGGTCTTTACTTACGAACAAAAAGTTAAAAAAGAAAATGGTAATGCTGATAGTTTATGGATTGGTGATAAACCAGTAGAAGTTGAAAAAGTAGATGAAACAACGGTTAAATTCAACTTACCATCAGTTAGTGCTGCAGCTCTAAATAATATTGCAACAGAAACTTATATTATTCCAGAGCATGTTTTTAAAGATGAAAAAGATTTTTCAGCGAATGAATTAAAAGCAAAAGCAGTCGGTACAGGACCATATAAATTAAAAGAATATAAACGTGGTGAATATTTACAGTTTGAAGCAAATGACACCTATTACGGTGGAAAACCTAATATTGATAAAGTTACTTTACGTATTATTGCTAATGCTGATACAACAAAAGTAGCTCTTCAAAAAGGTGAAGTAGATGCTTCTTACATTTTACCTAATAATATAGAAGATATTAAAAAAGCAGATATTACAACTTACGAATACTCTGAAAATAGAGTAGGTTATATGGGTGTTAATAATAACTCTGAAAAATTAAAAGATCAAAAAGTACGCCAAGCTGTTTTTTATGCTTTAAATAAAGATGAATTGAATAAAGCTGGCTATTTATCAGATAAATACTACGAAAATGTTTATTCAATTTTACCTCCGAATAATCCATTTTCAACTGATAAAGTAGAAAAATATGACACAGACGTTGAAAAATCAAAATCATTATTAAAAGAAGCTGGCGCAGATAAATTGAAATTAAATATTGCCTTTTCTTCTGATGATCCAGTGCAAACTGTTCAAGCGACTCTAATGCAACAACAATTGCAAAAAGCAGGTATCACACTTGAATTAGCTGGTGGAGATGGAACAGCAATTTTTGCTGAAATGCAAAAACCAGAAACAACCAAGTATGATTTGTTTATGGGTGGATATATCATGGGAAATGACCCTGATTTATATTCTTCATTATTTAAATCAGCAGGCTCTTCTAATTACTTCCACTACCAAAGTGAAGCAACAGACAAATTATTTAATGACGGTGCTGTTGAGTTAGATGAAGCTAAACGTAAAGATATTTATGCTGATCTTCAAAAACAAATTTCAGAAGATGCTGTCTTTTATCCAATTGTTGATAGTAAGAAAGTACTTGCTGCTAATAAACACGTAGAAAATGTAGACAAAGCAGGGTTAATTCCAATCTATACATTTGAAGATTTATCTAAATTATCGATCAAATAA
- a CDS encoding ABC transporter permease, whose product MNEKKWLHLLKTNKQYWFPIIFLSVLSLLALLAPILPIDPNSTDVTQMSSPPSMSHIFGTDEVGRDYFIRVIYGGRISLLVGILAMLASTLIGTIVGIVSGYFGGWIDSLFMRLVDILSSIPWLVLVIVLSVLLKPGLVTIILVIGCFSWMNIARLIRAETLSVRQREYVVYAKFIGEKHEKIIMKHIFPAVLPTLIVAATGSISSAIMTESALSFLGVGIQPPTASWGSLLQNAQASLQNAPYMAILPGLFIIITVYSFNGLGNYLRELTSVEG is encoded by the coding sequence ATGAATGAAAAAAAATGGCTTCACTTATTAAAAACAAATAAACAATATTGGTTTCCTATTATCTTTTTAAGTGTACTTTCATTACTAGCTTTATTAGCACCTATTTTACCAATTGATCCAAATAGTACGGATGTCACACAGATGTCTTCACCACCAAGTATGTCTCATATTTTTGGAACAGATGAAGTTGGTAGAGATTATTTTATACGTGTCATTTATGGAGGTAGAATTTCTCTTTTAGTAGGTATCTTAGCGATGCTTGCATCTACTCTAATTGGGACAATTGTGGGAATTGTTTCTGGTTACTTTGGTGGATGGATCGATAGCTTATTTATGAGATTGGTTGATATTTTATCTTCTATTCCTTGGCTTGTTTTAGTTATTGTATTAAGTGTTCTTTTAAAACCAGGCCTAGTAACGATTATTTTAGTTATTGGTTGTTTTTCTTGGATGAATATAGCAAGGCTTATTCGAGCTGAAACATTATCAGTAAGACAAAGAGAATATGTTGTTTATGCTAAATTTATCGGTGAAAAACATGAAAAGATTATTATGAAACACATTTTCCCAGCAGTTTTACCAACTTTAATAGTAGCAGCAACAGGAAGTATCTCTTCTGCTATTATGACAGAATCTGCTTTAAGTTTTCTGGGAGTAGGGATTCAACCTCCAACAGCATCATGGGGAAGTTTGCTTCAAAATGCGCAAGCAAGTCTTCAAAATGCTCCTTACATGGCTATTTTACCAGGGCTATTTATCATTATTACGGTCTATTCTTTCAATGGTTTAGGAAACTATTTAAGAGAATTAACCAGTGTGGAGGGATAG
- a CDS encoding OsmC family protein, whose protein sequence is MTMDKIKLVQGTKGMELPLDTGNWVMLREEGYSPVQSLVAAVGACGAYVFQSILDSSRIDYTFKDVEINYERDEAIKSEPVKSIEINFYLSVLEKDQGRAERGLKLIGKHCPVMQSLDPKIEVIEKVHFI, encoded by the coding sequence ATGACAATGGATAAAATTAAATTAGTACAAGGGACTAAGGGAATGGAGTTACCTTTAGATACAGGAAACTGGGTAATGCTTCGTGAGGAGGGGTATTCTCCAGTGCAAAGTCTAGTTGCAGCAGTTGGCGCGTGTGGTGCTTATGTATTCCAAAGTATTTTAGATAGTTCTCGCATTGATTATACTTTTAAAGATGTTGAAATTAATTATGAAAGAGACGAGGCTATTAAAAGTGAGCCTGTTAAGTCGATTGAAATTAATTTTTACTTATCAGTTTTAGAAAAAGATCAAGGAAGAGCTGAACGTGGGTTAAAACTAATTGGTAAACATTGCCCCGTAATGCAGTCACTAGATCCTAAAATAGAAGTAATAGAAAAAGTTCATTTTATTTAA
- a CDS encoding ABC transporter ATP-binding protein, whose translation MTRELVKVENIKRYFPVKNNFGQVKTVVKAIDNVSLTINEGETLGLVGESGSGKTTLGRSILQLETIDEGNIIFDGQSFSDVSKDEKRKMLQRMQIIFQDPYSSLNPRMTALEQVLEPLLLQFEKKEALLKAEAILKKVGFTEEMFQKYPKEFSGGQRQRIGIARAVVVNPSFILCDEPISALDVSIQAQVINLLIELQKELKLTYLFISHDLSMVRYISDRIAVMYLGRIVEMGPSETIFENPQHEYTKRLLQAIPIADPKLARKAQAEKEVNLIKEIDTSNQTEWVEVTAGHFVLKEKV comes from the coding sequence ATGACTAGAGAATTAGTAAAAGTAGAAAATATTAAACGTTATTTTCCTGTTAAAAATAATTTTGGTCAAGTAAAGACTGTGGTTAAGGCAATTGATAATGTCTCTTTAACAATTAATGAAGGAGAAACATTAGGGTTAGTTGGTGAATCCGGTAGTGGTAAAACAACGCTTGGGCGTAGTATTTTACAACTTGAAACAATTGATGAGGGAAATATTATTTTTGATGGTCAATCTTTTTCAGATGTATCAAAAGATGAAAAAAGAAAAATGCTTCAAAGAATGCAAATTATTTTTCAAGATCCTTATTCCTCATTAAATCCGAGAATGACAGCATTAGAGCAAGTATTAGAACCATTATTATTACAATTTGAGAAGAAAGAAGCGCTTTTAAAAGCTGAGGCAATCCTAAAAAAAGTTGGATTCACAGAAGAAATGTTTCAAAAATATCCTAAAGAATTTAGTGGTGGTCAAAGACAAAGAATAGGAATTGCAAGAGCAGTTGTTGTTAATCCTTCTTTTATTCTATGTGATGAACCTATTTCAGCTTTAGATGTTTCCATTCAGGCTCAGGTAATTAATTTATTAATTGAGTTACAAAAAGAATTAAAACTTACTTATTTATTTATTTCTCATGATCTATCAATGGTTCGTTATATTTCTGACCGAATTGCTGTTATGTATTTAGGTAGAATTGTTGAGATGGGACCATCAGAAACTATTTTTGAAAATCCTCAACATGAATACACCAAAAGATTGCTCCAAGCAATTCCAATTGCAGATCCTAAACTTGCTAGAAAAGCTCAAGCAGAAAAGGAAGTTAACTTAATTAAAGAAATTGATACATCAAATCAAACAGAATGGGTTGAAGTTACTGCTGGTCATTTTGTTTTAAAGGAGAAAGTGTGA
- a CDS encoding ABC transporter permease: MLKYIIKRVLQVIPLLLIVSFIVFSLIQIAPYDAIDSITTPNMSKEAVEILRQKHGLDQPFLVQYMMWLKQILSGDFGNSLVNQQSIGQELLIRIPNTIKLVLPAYVTALVIAIILGLVAGANKGKFVDKLIDSICSIGISMPTFWFAMLLIYFLGYKLDLLPIIGMHTVGKEDSFVDFLQHFIMPYLVLTVAFFPDLTRYVRSSTFLQLSEDYVMVQQSFGATKREIFFKHVSKNVLLPIVTQIGLALPMLVTGAIITESVFGWPGIGPYLMTATKALDFPVIMAVMLLSATLVILGNLLSDILYTVVDPRISQGDN; this comes from the coding sequence ATGCTTAAATATATTATTAAAAGAGTTTTACAAGTTATTCCACTACTTTTAATCGTCTCATTTATTGTCTTTTCGTTAATACAAATTGCACCTTATGATGCGATTGACTCGATTACGACACCTAATATGTCAAAAGAAGCTGTGGAAATATTAAGACAAAAACATGGACTAGATCAACCATTTTTAGTTCAGTACATGATGTGGTTAAAACAAATACTATCAGGAGATTTTGGCAATTCTTTAGTTAACCAACAAAGCATAGGCCAAGAATTATTGATACGTATACCTAATACAATAAAATTAGTTCTACCAGCCTATGTGACAGCTTTAGTAATTGCTATTATTTTAGGTTTAGTCGCTGGTGCTAATAAAGGTAAATTTGTTGATAAATTAATTGATAGTATCTGTTCAATTGGTATTTCGATGCCAACATTCTGGTTTGCTATGTTATTAATTTACTTCTTAGGCTATAAACTAGATTTATTACCGATTATAGGAATGCATACAGTTGGAAAAGAGGATTCATTTGTAGATTTCTTACAACACTTTATTATGCCTTACCTTGTTTTAACCGTTGCTTTTTTCCCAGATTTAACAAGATATGTTCGTTCGTCAACTTTTCTTCAATTATCCGAAGATTATGTGATGGTGCAACAGTCTTTTGGGGCAACTAAAAGAGAAATATTCTTTAAACACGTAAGTAAAAATGTGTTACTACCAATTGTTACTCAAATTGGTCTTGCTCTACCAATGTTAGTAACAGGAGCTATTATCACTGAGAGTGTCTTTGGATGGCCAGGAATTGGACCTTATTTAATGACTGCAACAAAAGCCTTAGATTTTCCAGTTATTATGGCAGTGATGCTTTTATCTGCTACTCTAGTGATTCTAGGTAACTTGTTATCAGATATCCTTTATACAGTTGTTGATCCTCGAATTAGTCAGGGGGATAACTAA
- a CDS encoding Mur ligase family protein has product MSLRSSFATTVGKTSRWFLQTFFKGGSSLPGKIALAIDPNVLDQLAKDYHIIVITGTNGKTLTTALTVNVLKQEFGEVLTNTTGANMLQGIVSTFLSGKKNKNGKNFAVLEIDEASLSKVTEFLTPELFVFTNIFRDQMDRYGEIYTTYKLIVDGAKKAPQATILMNGDLPIFNSVETVNPRKYYGFNHQLDEEISAHYNTDGVLCPHCHHILKYKMITYSNLGKYYCPHCNFKRPDLDYQLTEIKETTNTSAKFKIDEDDYSIEVGGLYNVYNALAATSVAEYYNISPEKIRKGLAYDEKVFGRQEIIDINGKKCTLMLVKNPVGLNQVIDTMKMSPFNFSLVALLNANYADGIDVSWIWDSQLEELAEMDIPKVISGGERKDDMTLRLKVAGINEDILTEVNELKQVIEEIKSAPTEHVYILATYTAVLNLRKELTQQGFIKEAN; this is encoded by the coding sequence ATGAGTTTACGCAGTAGTTTTGCAACAACTGTTGGAAAAACGAGCCGTTGGTTTTTACAAACATTTTTTAAAGGTGGCAGTAGTTTGCCAGGAAAAATTGCCCTAGCAATTGATCCGAATGTCTTAGATCAACTCGCAAAGGACTACCATATTATTGTCATAACAGGAACTAATGGAAAAACACTAACCACTGCTCTAACTGTTAATGTTTTAAAACAAGAGTTTGGAGAAGTATTAACTAATACAACAGGAGCTAACATGCTTCAAGGAATTGTTTCTACTTTTCTTTCTGGTAAAAAGAATAAAAATGGAAAAAACTTTGCTGTTTTAGAAATTGATGAAGCAAGTCTAAGTAAAGTAACCGAGTTTTTAACACCAGAATTATTTGTCTTTACTAATATTTTTAGAGACCAAATGGACCGTTATGGTGAAATATATACGACTTATAAATTAATTGTGGACGGTGCAAAAAAAGCACCTCAAGCAACTATTTTAATGAACGGTGATCTCCCTATCTTTAATTCTGTTGAAACAGTTAATCCTAGAAAATATTATGGTTTCAATCATCAGCTAGATGAGGAAATATCTGCCCATTACAACACTGATGGTGTTTTATGCCCTCATTGTCATCATATATTGAAATACAAAATGATTACTTATAGCAATTTAGGAAAGTATTATTGTCCTCATTGTAATTTTAAAAGACCAGATTTAGATTATCAGTTAACTGAAATTAAAGAAACAACTAACACTTCTGCTAAATTTAAAATCGATGAAGATGACTATTCTATTGAAGTTGGAGGACTTTATAACGTTTATAACGCTCTTGCTGCTACATCAGTTGCTGAGTATTACAACATCTCTCCTGAAAAAATCAGAAAAGGTTTAGCTTATGACGAAAAAGTGTTTGGTCGTCAAGAAATCATTGATATTAACGGAAAGAAATGTACTTTAATGCTCGTTAAAAACCCAGTTGGTTTAAACCAGGTTATCGATACAATGAAGATGTCTCCATTTAACTTTTCTTTAGTTGCCCTTTTAAACGCTAATTACGCAGATGGAATCGACGTTAGCTGGATTTGGGACAGTCAATTAGAAGAATTAGCTGAGATGGATATTCCAAAAGTTATTTCCGGCGGTGAACGTAAAGATGATATGACTTTACGTTTAAAAGTAGCTGGAATTAATGAGGATATTTTAACTGAAGTAAATGAGCTGAAACAAGTAATCGAAGAAATCAAATCTGCTCCAACTGAGCATGTTTACATTTTAGCAACTTACACAGCCGTTTTAAATTTAAGAAAAGAATTAACGCAACAAGGTTTTATTAAGGAGGCAAATTAA
- a CDS encoding type 1 glutamine amidotransferase → MTTYNLKVCHLYGNLLNTYGDNGNLLILEYYAKQLGINFITEIVSIHEELEADNYDLIFIGGGQDYEQVIVSKDIQTKKQQLTDYIESDGVMLAICGGFQLLGEYYIGANGEKIQGIHALPHYTLSQDNNRFIGDVEIVNEEFGETYYGFENHNGITFLGENEKPLGIVKNGFGNNGKDKGEGVLYKNVIGSYFHGPLLSKNKNLALRIINMITEKKYNKQFDLSDLN, encoded by the coding sequence ATGACAACTTACAACTTAAAAGTTTGCCATCTTTATGGAAATTTATTAAATACGTATGGTGATAACGGAAATTTATTAATCTTAGAATATTACGCTAAACAATTGGGTATTAACTTTATAACTGAAATCGTTAGTATCCACGAAGAATTAGAGGCTGATAATTATGACCTTATCTTTATTGGTGGTGGACAAGATTATGAACAAGTTATCGTTTCAAAAGACATTCAAACAAAGAAACAACAATTAACTGACTATATTGAATCAGACGGTGTTATGTTAGCGATTTGTGGCGGTTTTCAACTTCTTGGTGAATATTATATTGGAGCAAATGGCGAAAAAATCCAAGGTATTCATGCTCTTCCTCATTATACCTTAAGCCAAGATAATAATCGTTTTATCGGAGATGTTGAAATTGTCAATGAAGAGTTTGGCGAAACCTATTATGGGTTTGAAAATCACAATGGTATCACCTTTTTAGGTGAAAATGAAAAACCTTTAGGTATTGTAAAAAACGGATTTGGTAATAATGGCAAAGACAAAGGTGAAGGTGTTCTATACAAAAATGTCATTGGCTCTTATTTCCATGGCCCATTACTTTCTAAAAATAAAAATTTGGCCTTAAGAATCATCAACATGATTACAGAAAAAAAATACAATAAACAATTTGATTTATCTGATTTAAATTAA
- a CDS encoding ABC transporter ATP-binding protein: MVDNILEINNLTVSMKQKNKPNTPIIRNIDLKIPKGEIVGIVGESGSGKSMTMKSVMNILPPNAEVDYTSFMFDGNKKDGKERISAAMIFQDPMTSLNPLRTIGYHLIEVVQRFQKKSKQEAQKLAIDELEKVGITLPEKRMKQYPHELSGGMRQRVMIAMALLAKPQLLIADEPTTALDVTIQAQILDLIRELQKEEELSVILVTHDFGIVAGMCQSIRVMYDGKIVEEGLIDEVFYHPAHPYTKELLKAIPTGDKKKELYSLTGYNETSEEREKAEMVSLTETHRLLKQRGEKND, encoded by the coding sequence ATGGTAGATAATATTTTAGAAATTAATAATTTAACTGTTTCAATGAAACAAAAAAATAAACCTAACACACCAATTATCAGAAATATTGATTTGAAAATTCCAAAAGGTGAGATTGTCGGTATTGTTGGTGAATCTGGTAGTGGAAAAAGTATGACAATGAAGAGTGTAATGAATATCTTACCACCTAACGCTGAAGTTGATTACACGTCATTTATGTTTGATGGCAATAAAAAAGATGGCAAAGAAAGAATTTCTGCAGCCATGATTTTTCAAGATCCAATGACATCTCTTAATCCACTCAGAACAATTGGCTATCATTTGATTGAGGTTGTTCAACGCTTTCAAAAAAAATCAAAACAAGAAGCTCAAAAACTAGCAATAGATGAACTAGAAAAAGTCGGTATTACTTTACCAGAAAAAAGAATGAAACAATATCCCCATGAGCTTTCGGGAGGTATGAGACAAAGAGTAATGATCGCAATGGCATTATTAGCTAAACCGCAATTATTAATTGCTGATGAGCCAACTACAGCTCTTGATGTAACGATACAAGCTCAAATTTTAGATTTGATTCGTGAACTTCAGAAAGAAGAAGAGCTATCTGTTATTTTGGTTACCCATGATTTTGGGATTGTCGCTGGTATGTGTCAAAGTATTCGTGTTATGTATGATGGTAAGATTGTAGAAGAAGGATTGATTGATGAAGTGTTTTATCATCCTGCTCATCCTTATACAAAGGAATTACTTAAAGCCATTCCTACTGGTGACAAGAAAAAAGAATTGTATTCTCTGACGGGATATAACGAAACAAGTGAAGAAAGAGAAAAAGCAGAAATGGTTTCTCTAACTGAAACTCATCGTCTGTTGAAACAAAGAGGTGAGAAAAATGACTAG
- the ald gene encoding alanine dehydrogenase: MKIGIPKEIKNNENRVALTPPFVKSLIDNKHQVIVETNAGFGSGYPDEEYLENGATIVQSAKEAWDVDMVLKVKEPLESEYQFFKEDLILFTYLHLAPAVNLTNALLEKKVASIAYESVRLKDGSLPLLTPMSEIAGRMAAQIGSYFLQSTKGGSGTLLSAVPGVAKGKITIIGGGVAGYNAAKIAVGLGANVRILDVNQQRLRQLEDIFGNSIETLVSNTYNIEESVRMADLLVGAVLIPGRKAPTLVTEEMVKTMKPGSVIVDIAIDQGGIFETTDKTTSHDDPTYTKHGVVHYAVPNMPGAVSRTSTLALTNNTLPYILELANKGFIEAVKENEALSHGVNTVNGHLTIKEVAVDQDKTFTPLFDLI; this comes from the coding sequence ATGAAAATAGGAATACCAAAAGAAATAAAAAACAATGAAAATCGTGTGGCGCTTACTCCACCATTCGTTAAAAGTTTAATCGATAACAAACACCAAGTCATCGTTGAAACAAACGCTGGTTTTGGCTCAGGTTATCCCGATGAAGAATATTTAGAAAATGGTGCTACTATCGTTCAAAGCGCCAAAGAAGCTTGGGATGTGGATATGGTTCTAAAAGTGAAAGAACCTTTAGAATCTGAGTATCAATTCTTCAAAGAGGATTTAATACTATTCACGTACTTACACCTAGCTCCTGCTGTTAATCTTACAAATGCTTTATTAGAAAAAAAAGTGGCATCTATCGCCTATGAATCAGTTCGCTTAAAAGATGGAAGTCTTCCACTTCTTACACCTATGTCAGAAATTGCTGGACGTATGGCCGCTCAAATTGGTTCTTACTTCCTTCAAAGCACTAAAGGTGGTTCAGGTACTCTTTTATCTGCTGTTCCAGGTGTTGCTAAAGGAAAGATCACTATTATTGGTGGTGGGGTAGCTGGATACAATGCTGCTAAAATAGCCGTTGGTTTAGGGGCAAATGTCAGAATTTTAGATGTTAATCAACAACGCTTAAGACAATTAGAAGATATTTTTGGTAATTCAATTGAAACACTAGTTTCAAATACATATAACATTGAAGAATCAGTTAGAATGGCCGATTTACTTGTAGGTGCTGTTCTTATTCCAGGTAGAAAAGCACCAACGCTTGTTACTGAAGAAATGGTAAAAACGATGAAACCTGGATCTGTTATTGTTGATATTGCAATTGATCAAGGTGGTATTTTTGAAACCACTGATAAAACAACCAGCCATGATGACCCTACTTATACTAAACATGGAGTAGTTCATTATGCCGTACCAAACATGCCTGGTGCTGTTTCTAGAACATCTACATTAGCATTAACGAACAATACTTTGCCTTATATTCTTGAATTAGCTAATAAAGGTTTTATTGAAGCTGTTAAAGAAAATGAAGCACTGTCTCATGGTGTTAATACAGTAAATGGTCACTTGACTATTAAAGAAGTTGCTGTTGATCAAGATAAAACATTCACACCATTATTCGATTTAATCTAG
- a CDS encoding TrkH family potassium uptake protein, with translation MSKKKWSLFYLRRSGNKFVNTHLSTIQIIFSYYVLMTLVSFVLLSLPFFHRDNVTVSMFDMLFMAISTVSVTGLSTFNINEVFNERGVILLEILFQIGGLGIMMFSTFFFILSRKRISLKRRQLIMTDMNQPRLSGSVKLIKNTVYTLLIIQFIFGIIFSLRFYFSGHHPTIGEATFQGFYQSISAVTNSGFDVTGSSATPYATDYLFISILIILIMIGGIGFPVIMEIKEWLLYRRGKNDLPFRFSLFSKLAISIYLILFVFGTLSIYLLERNHLFSSMPESQKWMTSMFYSTTTRNAGLQMHDLSSFQTPTLLLFSMLMFIGCSPSSVGGGVRTTTIAILGLYMLSFVKGEENVTIFSRRIQDRDIKKAVVVFNLSIAMCFLAVLLLSITEDQPMIAIILEVASAFGTTGLSLGITDDLTAIGKVIIAILMFIGRIGMLYTLMVFVPKERQDHGYLFPSEKIIIG, from the coding sequence ATGTCTAAAAAGAAATGGTCTTTATTTTATCTTAGAAGAAGTGGTAATAAATTTGTTAATACTCATTTATCAACCATTCAAATTATATTCTCTTATTATGTTCTAATGACTTTGGTATCTTTCGTTTTATTGAGCCTTCCTTTTTTTCACCGAGATAATGTGACTGTTTCGATGTTTGATATGCTTTTTATGGCTATTAGTACAGTTAGTGTAACTGGTTTGAGTACTTTTAATATCAACGAGGTATTTAATGAACGAGGCGTTATTTTACTTGAAATTCTTTTTCAAATAGGTGGTTTAGGAATTATGATGTTTTCAACCTTTTTCTTTATCCTCTCCAGAAAAAGAATCTCACTCAAAAGACGTCAACTTATTATGACAGATATGAACCAACCTAGATTAAGCGGTAGTGTTAAATTAATCAAAAATACGGTTTATACTCTATTAATCATTCAATTTATTTTTGGGATTATTTTTTCTCTAAGATTTTATTTTTCAGGCCATCATCCAACAATCGGAGAAGCAACTTTCCAAGGATTCTATCAATCAATTTCTGCTGTAACTAACTCAGGTTTTGATGTCACAGGCTCCTCTGCTACTCCCTATGCAACAGATTACTTATTTATTTCTATTTTAATAATCTTAATTATGATAGGAGGAATTGGTTTTCCAGTTATTATGGAAATCAAAGAATGGCTACTTTACCGAAGAGGAAAAAATGATTTACCCTTTCGCTTTTCATTATTTAGTAAATTAGCTATTAGTATTTATTTAATTCTATTTGTTTTTGGGACACTTTCAATTTATCTTTTAGAAAGAAACCATTTATTCTCGAGTATGCCTGAAAGTCAAAAATGGATGACTTCCATGTTTTACTCAACAACAACAAGAAATGCTGGTCTTCAAATGCATGACTTAAGCTCTTTTCAAACACCTACGCTACTTCTCTTTTCAATGCTTATGTTCATTGGTTGTAGCCCAAGCTCAGTTGGTGGTGGGGTTCGAACAACTACCATCGCTATTCTAGGTCTTTATATGCTTTCTTTTGTTAAAGGGGAAGAAAATGTTACTATTTTCAGCCGTAGAATCCAAGATAGAGACATAAAAAAAGCTGTTGTTGTTTTTAACTTATCTATTGCCATGTGCTTCTTAGCCGTTTTACTTCTATCCATTACAGAGGATCAACCCATGATTGCAATCATTCTTGAAGTTGCATCAGCTTTTGGGACTACCGGTCTATCTTTAGGCATCACTGATGATTTAACAGCAATTGGAAAAGTTATTATTGCTATTTTAATGTTTATCGGTCGAATTGGTATGCTTTATACATTAATGGTCTTTGTTCCAAAAGAACGACAAGATCACGGCTACTTATTTCCAAGTGAAAAAATTATTATTGGTTAA